Below is a window of Populus trichocarpa isolate Nisqually-1 chromosome 3, P.trichocarpa_v4.1, whole genome shotgun sequence DNA.
GATGGTTGAGTTTTGGACCTTTTGGTCACAAAAGCATCGCGGGCCTCAGCATTTAAGTGAAGTTTAGGTGTTTATTTAgtgtttgaatttattttttaattttttttaaaattatttttttagtatttttaaattgttttaatatattaatatcaaaattaaatttaaaaaaataaaaaaaaatattattttaatatatttttaattaaaaagcacTCACAATTACAtgcttattttatattttaaaaatatttttgaaaaaaattaaatattttattttttaaaaattatttttttagtatttttagatttttttaatgtattaatataaaatttaaagaaaaagtaaaaaaaatatttaaaaatatttaaaaataaaaaatattgttgttccTGAAAATATGTGTGTTTAACTCGGCCAACCGGGCGACATGATTATCACAAAGCAATGAACAAACCGCAAGAACCGGTAAGCATTTATAAGTGCCAGCCGAAGTTGCGAAAGGTAGTTGTTCAGGGTAGTTAACCGGCTTCAACAAAATGAGGGGGGCGAAAAATACAACTATTATGCTATTATCGCCCAAGTATTCTTGTTGGCGGATTCTccaatcttaaaaattaaaccatCTAACGAAACCCATTCTTTGTCAAGTCCTTCTCTTGCACTGATAACCCAAAGTTGAACAAGTTTTTAAATCATCCAAGCTTTACCCagagaggagaaggaaagtggcagagaaagaaagaaacatggcAGGCGTTGCTGGTGCTGCTTGCTCTTCTAATGTACTGTTTAGAAGCAGAGAAGTGGGGAACCATGGAGCTTCCATGGCTCCATATAATGGGCTTAGACCAGTTGTAAACATGCAAATGGCTCCAACAGGGAGTAAGCCGAGTGGGTCCGTTTCTACTCCAGGTATGAGTCTATTAAATTGTGCTTCGTTTTTTTTCTACCTTGCAATGCACCTAAAATGACAAGTAATGATGCTACTTAGAAATGTTTTGGTTGTCTATAAAATGCAGTTAGCAACATATATAGGAGCCAAAAGAAAATGTCAGAACTCATGTTCAACATGTTTCTGCCAAGGGTTGGAAAAGAGAACCCCGATTATAACAATGTTCTAACACACGCTTAGAATGGGAAACTATGTTTGTGATTCTGAATTTTCTTCGTCATTGGTTCATCTTTCTAGTAATTTTCCTACATTAACTTGGGAGACGAACTATTAAGCATAGGAGTATTCAGTATGACTGTGTTCAATTTTTACACTTTGACCTCTTATAGGATTTAACTTTGGTTGAATTTACCATGTTCAGCTTCAAAATTAAGAACGGTTAGAGCCATGGTATCTCAAACTGTTTCAGCCCCAAAGCGTGAAAAAGATCCCAAAAAACGAGTTGTAATTACAGGAATGGGACTAGTCTCAGTTTTTGGTAGTGACATTGATACGTTCTATAACAAACTCCTTGAGGGAGAGAGTGGGATCAGCCTGATTGACAGGTTTGATGCTTCAAGTTTCTCTGTTCGATTCGCTGGTCAGATTCGTGATTTTTCTTCCAAAGGATACATTGACGGGAAAAATGATCGTCGTCTTGATGATTGCTGGCGGTACTGTCTTGTTGCTGGCAAGAGGGCCCTCGTAGATGCCAACCTTGGCTCTGAACTGCTTGAAAATGTAAGTCATACCTCAGTTTGCTTAATGTGAATCACCTGAGACCAAGCGGTAACGATGAAATCTCTTGACATGTATGCATTACAGATGGACAGAACAAGAATTGGAGTTCTGGTGGGAACCGGCATGGGAGGCTTAACTGCTTTTAGCAATGGAGTTGAGTCTCTTGTCCAAAAGGGATATAAGAAGATATCTCCATTCTTCATTCCTTATTCCATCACCAACATGGGTTCAGCATTGTTAGCTATAGACACAGGGTTGATGGGCCCTAATTACTCCATCTCAACTGCTTGTGCTACCGCGAATTATTGTTTCTACGCGGCTGCTAATCATATTAGAAGAGGCGAGGCAGATATCATGGTAGCTGGGGGAACTGAGGCTGCAGTCATGCCTACTGGTGTTGGTGGTTTTATAGCTTGCAGAGCACTATCTCAAAGAAATGAAGACCCTAAGAAAGCTTCAAGACCTTGGGACAAGGATCGTGATGGTTTTGTCATGGGAGAAGGCTCTGGTGTGCTGGTAATCTGTACAACTTCCTCCTTCATTATGTTTGAGTACCTATTTGCATCGTATCACTAGACTCGTGTGCATATCAGTAGCGTTTCAACCCTAAGAATTTTATCGGAACTAATTTTCTTCGATGGGAATAGATAATGGAGAGCTTGGAGCATGCAATGAAAAGAGGAGCTAATATAATAGCAGAGTATTTAGGAGGTGCTGCAACTTGTGATGCTCATCACATGACCAATCCCCGTTCAGATGGTCTCGGAGTTTCAACTTGCATAGCTAAAAGTTTGGAAGATGCCGGAGTTTCCCCTGAGGAGGTAGGAGTACTCAATTTCTTCACAGAATGGAAACCTGAATTACACTTtccttgaaataaattatatattttcccCGTGGATCCAATTGTGTAACTGGTCTAATGTCTGATTTACAGGTGAACTATGTTAATGCTCATGCGACATCAACACTAGCAGGGGATTTGGCTGAGGTTAATGCAATCAAGAAAGTCTTCAAGGACACTTCCGAGATCAAGATGAATGGGACTAAGGTAAGATACGGTGCAgttgaaatttacaaaaaaaaagagtacatTTTACATCTTTTTGCGATATcccaataaatataaattggatTTTACAGTAATCATGCTGGAGAATAACATCAATGCTAGCTAATTTGGTCTTGTCTTGTCTTAGTCAATGATTGGACATGGGCTTGGTGCTGCTGGTGGATTAGAAGCCATCGCAACCATAAAAGCAATCAACACTGGATGGCTTCACCCAACAATCAATCAAGATGTATGAACCACCAACCTTATTTTTCATACTGATTTCATGCTCCATGTTAGTTTACTCAATATACTGCCTGgtgtttttcatgttatatATTACTTGACTCTGCAGAATATTGAGCTTGATGTTACAATTGACACTGTTCCAAATGTGAAGAAGCAACATGAAGTTAACGTTGGTATGTATTCTGTTCTTCTCTCTACATGTACATATGATAGACGTCGGTCcaacatgtaaagaaaaaatgtcTTACTGGACGTTCAAATGATCAAATAGTGCACGAGTGCACATATACAAATGCAATATCTTGGTGATATATGTTAATATAAGTGCATAGATTGTATGATGATATGTTTCCCCCCCCTTCATTTCATTGCAGCTATCTCAAATTCATTTGGCTTTGGAGGGCACAATTCTGTGGTTGTTTTCGCTCCCTTCACACCCTAATTGAATAAAACTCAAGCCAAGCAGTCTTGCTCCTCCATCCTtgtgaaatttattaattttgggtGTCAAAATTGTCTCAAGCATGGCTGATATCGCACAGATATCGGAAAGTCTCTGATTTTTTCAATGATGAGGACTGAAGATAATGTAgccttttttatcatttcatttgcTCTCATAACTATGTATCTTGAGATCAGATTCTGCGTTTTGCAagtcaataataaaacattcttgtTGTCTTCGATCCCTTCGGTGCTCTTGTCTACTAATATCGTTTCTATTAGTAGACATACACCATTGGAGTTGTGACTCCataaatattgattattttcCCCTCGACTAGGGAAACGTTGAGTTCCTCTCCTAGCTTTCTTATGACCATTGAAAATATGATCTCATGCATTTCTGCTGTCTTCTCTTGGTGTTATTTACTATGGTCTTCCTACTAAAGGATCCACGAACTAACTGGTTAAAATTTTTCCGGAGGAGGATGCAGACATtgtggtttaattatatttataaattttttgtagttttaaattattttgttttgtgttttttttttattgttttgatgttaaaaatatatcttaaaaaataaaaaaattattttaatatatttttaaataaaaaaatattttaaaaaataacttttactaCGCTATAAAACATAAActtaatattttcaaagtttCAGCTAAGTCATAGTCAATTTGACTATATACCATGTATGGCTGTGGTGTAGCCATTATTATGTCATTCTCAGCTTTTAATTCTGTACATTCACTTGAAACTTATTTGATGTAATGattcaatcatatttttttaacaaaataagtttaaattatatttttttatgtttttttttatgatttgatgtggtgatattaaaaataaattttaaaaaataaaaatatatatattattttgatatatttttaaataaatatcactttaaaaaacaatacccaCAGTATTCTGaaaagaccaataaaaaaaagttcgaGGAAGCAATAAGAGAATTAACTGAAGAGAAAGAGATAGATACCTGGCAATATAGCAGAGCAAAGAACGGCATGACAATCTTTGCAACTTTCCTTTCACGGAGATTTGTCAAAGAATCAATGTAAAGAAAAGCTACTGGCTGGGGACAAATAGAACCtctctaaattaaaatatcctAATCTTTAGAGCCGACATTAAAGTTAGCCAAGTTACTGTTGAGCCAGTGAACTTAGAGGAGGAAGCACATGGGTGGCTTGATGTTGACGATGAGAACTTGGGCATTCTTGATTCCTCCATTAAGTTAATGCTATGCTGATAGATTAGGCCATCATGAGCTTTTTAAACCACCAAGAGAATCATTCTCCTGTTAGTTTAGTTGTGGTAATATTCCTCTCAAAGAATCTTCGAGCACTCCCGCCCTCACCTTTTATTAATCCTTGTAGAATGCAGCCACAGCCCACAACAAGCGTTCATCTGCATTTACACACTTCTCAGTTCTTACTTTGCTTCCCTTCCACTTCGAGCGAATAAAAAGTTAAGCAGACAGCCTTCTTTCAATCAATCTTCCACAGTGATTTCTTCTTAAAATACCAAGTCAAAAGGTCTGGGCAACACCTAGCTAGCTCACAAAAAAGGAAACCTATAATGCTAGTTTAGGCGATGACATCATAGTTACAGGTGCGAGGGCTTCATCAGTACACATTTGGGTGTTGTAGTGACATTTAGAGCGAGCTCAAGCTAAATAGGGTTTTTAGCTTTTTCCCTAGAGAAAGTGATATCACACATCGATAATCTAACATTAAGGTGTTCAATATCGAGGGCTGAATGAAGAAAGTAGCAAACCTTCATTTTCCCTAGAGAAAGTGATATCACACAATGGCCACATTCGTACACTCCACATCTCGTCCAAAGAGAAGATCACCTAAATAATCGTTATCTTAATGGACTTAACTTAGAGACGCAAATGTGCTTGACATTGATATCCAATGCAAGAGAATAGGTGGTTagaatttttccttttctttttctaaaaggatagGAATATTTGGATCAATTGTCTTCCATTCTTGCTTCATCCACTCTTAAAACCTTTCTCAATCAAGTCTTCAATGGTAATTGATAGCTCATTTCAAGTCCACAAGAGAGGAAGCCTGTGTCGATTGATTAGCATTTTGAACGGATAGAAATGCGCAGGACAACTCTAAGTGGTGACACTCCCCTTCAAAATTCATAGCAGCATGCCAACTAATTAGCAGTCTAACAGACGTATCTACATAAAGCTATCAAACATGATCGTGTTCACTTATGATTCTTGAGTGGCAGCTACAGCAAATTCAATATATATCCAGACCATCCATGTCTTCTCCAATTATCAATTGGCAATGTAGGGTTTTGTTGTTTGACGCGTATAACTCTATCTACAAACTTTGGCACTAAATTCTTTGCTAATTGCGCTTCAGCCTTCACTTAACCAATTGGAGAGTGCTAACATGGGTGCTGACCTGGTTAGTGCTAGGTTAATTGGCTTGCCCAATCTTATCATGCTTGTACGAATTGCTATGTACTCAATTGCTTAATTCAAGGCCAATATCTTCGTAACTGCTCGCTTGCCTGTGCTTGCCCTGCATGTGGCAtgtgattttctcttttctcttgcGAAAGACTTGCATAATTAATGGGATTAGATGACATCagatttaatctaattttatctGAGAAAAAATCGTGACAACCAGCTTAACACAACTAATAAATGGATTAAACTTCAGCACCGCatcaaaataagagaaattaaattaactcaaaGTTGATATCGTGCTAAACCCAAAAGCTGGTTCGTGGCCTGGGACGATGACATGACATCTATATATTGACAAAAGTCTAAGGAAGTCAGGGCGTCATATTATGGCTAATGGTAATTTATAAAAGGGGATCTGTGTCCTTTCATTCTTGCGCAAAGGTAATGGAAAAGGCAGTGTAGCTCTCAAGGTTTTTGGACTGATGGAGTAGGCAAGTCCTCCACATCGAAAGGCAGTCGAAGCCTCTGGCTGTAAGATCCCACGGTTGGAAATGCTTCAAATTAGGTCAAAAGGGAGTCAATCTTGCAGTCCTACTCTGGGGGGACCAAAACCCCACCCCCACACCTCTTTcgactaaataaaaaagcaattcTTGAAAGAGCTAAGCCTCCACTAATTGAACATTTTCCAAATAACCCATGATTGTCTTCACATGGATGTTACATTATTTAATGCTCTTAAGAAGGCATCCACCCAAATAAACCCCATCTTAATCGCAcctcttttattaattaattactaatatGTGGGGTAGCCCTACAAAAGCAGTCCTGAGCCCTAGGATTGGTTAGAACTTTCATCTCGTGGTTCTCTTTCATTTGTGCAGGCTAAGGGCAGCCAAAGGAACACCAACCAAATTGGTCGCCACATGGGGCATACAAATATAAAGAGATCACCAATCATAGTACAAAAACATCTTTAATTCATAGGAGTgatgtccaaaaaaaaaaaaaacgataatgGCTGTCTTAGTAGCCTCCCAATAAAAGCATCCCTTGTTTCAGGGGCTGGTGGGGAATTCCACTGCTTGTCGCTTTTGGACACTGTAGATTGAATCAATGGCAACATGACTGACTACAGGTAGGATGGCCGCAAAGCTTCCCTGTAGAGTGTAGACCCTCAAGTTGCCTAATATTCGTTTTTTCTTTGGTGAAAAACTAGCTCGACTGAATTATCAGCCTTGTTCGATTATTAGTATTGCTTGCATCGATATTCTTTCTagtaaataaatcattaaagtCTCGGTATGATGTATATTTTGTAGACTTACTTAAATTGTTCCTTAACtcttagttaaaaaaaactataaaatgatAAGAACATTTTATtcgaagtaatttttttatttgaacaaaaaaacttgTTGCAAAATCGAGTAAAAATACAGACTCAATCATGAATCAAAGTCTTGAATTTTTAACTTCTTCATGATAACTTATAatgtgtattttgtttttttcagaatatTACTTTAActgtaaaatatactttttaatttaagctattcttattttaatttattcataaatatagttttaaacaATGAGAAAGctccaaaactatttttcaaagaaTCATATACCAAAAAGACTAAATCTTtctaaaaatatgattaaaactagattttttttcaaaatttattgatgCTTGAATGGCTAGATTAATATCCTCCGAAACCTAAATTCAATGAACCAAATTCAACGTTTTTTACTTCAGAAGATCTATCCACTCCCTTGACAATATGCGAGGAAGTGGAACTTTACACGGCAAAAAATGCTCAAGGAGTCGGttattatgaataaataaatatgttttaacgTTTTTATTCATTCAAGATTAAATGGTAATAATTATCCATATGTGTTGGTCTAATTTATGATCAGTTTTTAAGCCaatgtttcaaataaaatggCTATGTAATTAGCTTCTCTAATCAATGAACCAATATTCTTAATAGTCGACGATAGAAATTGATCTCTCGGTTAGCTCATACTCAGCAACCGTAATCAAGTTATATAGAATAGCAAGTAATACCATTAACTCTCCGAGAGAGGCCAACGAACATGTAGCTTAACTGGCAATAAAATCCCTCTCcccttaaaaaaatcttgtgtCTGAGCCACTCGTTtgtaaaaaaacagaaaactcTCCAAGGTAGCAAGAGTCGctaattaaaaacacatttcCCATTGCCATAAAAGCAAAAGtttgatttatcaaaataaaaagacaggTGTCAAGCAATAAACTCACAAGAAAACTACCTTTGTTGCACAGTCAAGCACGTAGACGACAGGCAAACACACACATAAAGGAACCGTGATTGGTTTATCCTTGTTCATGTTCATGTTCTCTAGTGAAAAGGGCTAGAAAAGGTTTGAGACCTAAGCTAAGAAAGCTTTTCCAAATGAATCAATAAAGCTAATCActaaaataaatgaggatgacgTGGACCCGGCAAATCATGTTGCTGGTGTGAAATTAATTTCTTGGATGCACACCAAGACAAATCCTGTAAGAggttaataaaagaaatgacacattttttcctcttttttgtttttttttaacatgttggTGGCCACAATTATCACTCACATTACTAACCTTTTTTTGCATAGCAATGCATATaattgaagtaaataaaataatatagggTACATTCTTTTCATCCATCCTTTTTTTCGTCTAGCGTTCGTGCTATATTTAGACAGCCACCTCTCTACCCCACCGCATGAAGGAAGGCAAAAAGAAGCATGAAGATTTGTCCCTTGGAAAGCATATATAGAGTTCTTGGACTTCATTATACAAACTACGGTCAAACAGCAAACAACTCTACGATCCTTTCCATGGAGTCTATGATCCTTCCATGGAATCTATGTCATTCCATTAGGTTTATACCcattaattaaccaaaaaaaactactaattaacaaaaaaaactaaaaacactcGGTGTTTTACTATAACATGTAAGGAGATTTATTGtggaatcaaataatataattactattttaccCTTCATTTTTCTTAACAATTGCATTGGCACTAAAAgtaaaaccatatttttatagGATCTAAATGGCATTTGAGAATTGATTGGAGGCAAGATTAATGTTGTTATGTGTATTTTatgtatagtaaaaatattatattgtccCCGGGGGCTCAAAAAAATTGACCTTTGATCCAAGAACATTTGCGTCTTGATAGgtttatttatatagtgaacaaTAATATTTGTGCCCTTCACATCTAAGAAATATTGACCTTGGAGTAAGGGGTTTCTATGTATTTGCACATTTTATGTATACTAATATTTCGCTTTTGCCCTTTGACTTTGATAAATTAAAGGTTGTTTGGgagggtatttttgtatttgcatcatgatttttttcgtAATATTCATATGTTCTTAAGACCATTTTAGTAATTtgcattattataatattaataaatcgaTAAAAGTTGGCTTACAGGTGCCACGCACGAGTAGGCGCGTTGTTGCCCCCCGCTCTGTTCGGGTGGCACATAAGGGCACGTACGGTGGTAAAAAAAACCGATCACCTACTCACCCGATATGGAAGGTGGCAGCGCATTTCTTAGGGTGGCGCGCGTTGTCATCTAAATGGTGATTCAGCGACGATTAGTCTTTTatctctttcccttcttttctctctctcatgccTTAGTATACGTGCAAAGCTTTGACAAATTCAATTATGTCCTCcggtttatatttgttttagattttgtccttattttttttgtttctatttttgttagatttgatgcttctttaatttttttttgtttttaatttcatctctaatCATTTAATctaattagatttatttatctaatttgatcctcattcttttgattgctattttttttatccttttcattattttttattatgtccttgggagtttgatttaattttgtttggtttccaattttggtcctcattttatacttttcttcatttaatttgtttttcaatttagtccctaattagtttctttcaaatatttgtGTGCATTGTTTagtcctcattgttttaattttagttattttaaatttttaggtaaTTATTAGGTTTTGAACTTTACGATTTCTTTTCGGTTTTCTTTTTGTGggttgttttggttttatatcaTGAGtcatgttttgataattttaaccCGATTTGTCTCGAGTTAGCAtcttttgaatattatttttaatcttgagAAAATTTAAACAAGCCCGAGACATAGTACAGGCCACCTGTCTAGTTTATCGCCCAAAGGTGTTCCTTCGATTTCTTATTGCACTTTGTGGTCAAGTGAAGTCATACGTTATTctcaataaacaaacaaatatgtCTATAACATGGTTGTGAAAAGATTTTGGTATGTTGCATCTATTTCCTTAATACCTTAGTAATTTTGTGTGTGTGATTCTAGCAGGTTTATTATTACCGTTCcttttcttcaccttttaaatttgaaaataatttgttttactttaCATAGACATGCATAACTCTTTGTTTTAAGCAATCATAACCTACTCCAAACATAATTTCTCATTCAACCAGAATCTAAGAAGGGACAAGGTCGCAGATAGGTGGACGTACGTGGAAGGCATCTTTGGATAGATTATGCTTAGGAGAACAATGGTCGCTCTTTGTGCAATTAAAGCTTCAAAAGctggaaaataaacaaattataactcattaattaattaaactaaaagtaAGGTTTAAGCAATCCCCCCCTCCCTCCCTTTTCAACCTCCTTCCAAGAAAGAGGTGGAAGCAGCTTGAGAAaggaaatttaattatttaatttcgtAAATTGGTCAATTCATCTCCTTGTGGGAGTGCTCTTTATCACCTGAGAAAAGCACATCAGACACTTTGACGAACActatttctaaaaacaaaaaaaacataaatgcatGTGAATTCATGATAAATATTTGAGAAGAGAGACATTTTGTGTGCACAATCATTCATCAATAATGGAGATGTGATGATCGCATCCATTACTCTTTACAGTAAATTAGATAATGGTGAACAAATAGTGTAATTTCTTGAATGCGTGGAAACCTATTTTTATTGGCCCGTTTCTTTGCTAGAAAGTAGTTTCATTTAGAAAAGTAAATTtcagaaaagtgaattatttttcgatgtttgatagtataatggaaaataagttggaaaatactttacaatatttggttatatcatgaaaaataagctggaaaataactcattaatgt
It encodes the following:
- the LOC7465326 gene encoding 3-oxoacyl-[acyl-carrier-protein] synthase I, chloroplastic codes for the protein MAGVAGAACSSNVLFRSREVGNHGASMAPYNGLRPVVNMQMAPTGSKPSGSVSTPASKLRTVRAMVSQTVSAPKREKDPKKRVVITGMGLVSVFGSDIDTFYNKLLEGESGISLIDRFDASSFSVRFAGQIRDFSSKGYIDGKNDRRLDDCWRYCLVAGKRALVDANLGSELLENMDRTRIGVLVGTGMGGLTAFSNGVESLVQKGYKKISPFFIPYSITNMGSALLAIDTGLMGPNYSISTACATANYCFYAAANHIRRGEADIMVAGGTEAAVMPTGVGGFIACRALSQRNEDPKKASRPWDKDRDGFVMGEGSGVLIMESLEHAMKRGANIIAEYLGGAATCDAHHMTNPRSDGLGVSTCIAKSLEDAGVSPEEVNYVNAHATSTLAGDLAEVNAIKKVFKDTSEIKMNGTKSMIGHGLGAAGGLEAIATIKAINTGWLHPTINQDNIELDVTIDTVPNVKKQHEVNVAISNSFGFGGHNSVVVFAPFTP